The Methanolacinia petrolearia DSM 11571 genome has a segment encoding these proteins:
- a CDS encoding ferredoxin domain-containing protein, translated as MSIEKEGVMIVAKLMAVSARTAPKAKGSDSLVVRIASDDELNALAESMVEFGEKHGFGFFIRDAGNIRESDCCVIIGEKGDSSLGLNCGGCGYPTCGEMRKAQEKNRIDSAFSGPNCVVRQADLGIAVGSAVKTASLNNVDNRVMFSAGVGALKLGWLGDCNVAYGIPLSASGKSIFFDRK; from the coding sequence ATGTCTATCGAAAAAGAGGGTGTGATGATCGTCGCAAAACTGATGGCAGTCTCCGCCCGGACCGCCCCGAAAGCGAAGGGTTCAGACTCCCTGGTGGTCAGGATAGCATCGGATGACGAACTGAACGCGCTTGCCGAATCAATGGTAGAATTCGGAGAGAAGCACGGCTTCGGCTTTTTTATACGTGACGCAGGCAACATAAGGGAATCTGACTGTTGCGTGATTATCGGCGAGAAGGGGGATTCGTCCCTCGGGCTCAACTGCGGAGGATGCGGCTATCCCACGTGCGGTGAAATGCGCAAGGCACAGGAGAAAAACAGAATTGATTCTGCGTTCTCCGGACCGAATTGCGTGGTGAGACAGGCTGACCTCGGTATAGCAGTCGGATCGGCGGTTAAGACCGCGTCCCTGAACAATGTCGACAACAGGGTTATGTTTTCGGCAGGCGTTGGAGCACTGAAACTCGGTTGGCTCGGAGATTGCAATGTCGCATACGGCATTCCGCTGTCGGCCTCAGGTAAGAGCATCTTTTTCGACCGTAAGTAA
- a CDS encoding glycosyltransferase has product MTPKISVVVPTFNEEQNIVNCLESLQKQTIPRDSYEIIVVDGNSKDKTRDLAEPLADIVMIQTSKKVGGARNDGAAVSSADIIATTDADCVIPEDWLEKIIRSFEKDGRIVQLYGTVLPLEPGIKFRFYLALANIFSRIGYYTHTLYYTLGCNTAFTRNAYMQIGGYKCIDAGDDLEIAQRMRKIGKVKLNSKLWVKFSMRRYVQFGTLKSLYVWLYIVFKGGDSEKYSYAQREYK; this is encoded by the coding sequence ATGACGCCGAAGATCTCCGTTGTCGTCCCGACATTCAACGAGGAGCAGAATATCGTAAATTGCCTTGAATCTCTTCAAAAACAAACAATTCCGAGAGACAGCTATGAGATTATAGTTGTCGACGGAAATTCAAAGGACAAAACACGCGATCTCGCCGAACCTCTTGCCGATATAGTGATGATCCAGACAAGCAAAAAAGTGGGAGGGGCGAGGAACGACGGTGCAGCGGTTTCATCGGCAGATATCATCGCGACAACCGATGCCGACTGTGTTATCCCCGAAGACTGGCTGGAAAAGATCATCAGATCGTTTGAAAAGGATGGAAGGATAGTCCAGCTGTACGGAACGGTGCTGCCTCTCGAACCGGGGATTAAATTCAGGTTTTACCTCGCTCTTGCAAACATCTTTTCAAGAATCGGCTATTACACGCATACCTTATACTATACGCTCGGGTGCAACACGGCATTTACCCGCAACGCCTACATGCAGATCGGCGGGTACAAGTGCATAGATGCAGGCGACGACCTCGAAATTGCTCAGAGGATGAGGAAGATCGGGAAGGTGAAGCTCAATTCAAAACTGTGGGTGAAATTCTCCATGAGAAGGTATGTTCAGTTCGGAACGCTGAAATCCCTCTATGTCTGGCTCTATATCGTTTTTAAGGGCGGGGACTCGGAAAAATATTCCTATGCACAGCGGGAATACAAATAA
- a CDS encoding MFS transporter — translation MNTSERKYLPHILILAVVGLGAFMDGLDGAIVNVALPYIAGNFHAEMGVASLVITVYLVALSGLMIIFGKVLSIAGIKKIYIAGIAIFTVASLLCALSWDITSLIIFRLIQGTGAAMIAPSAVATVAVHMPESERAKSLGIIAAASALAFAIGPVLGGLLTEFFSWHWIFLINLPIGVITIISAARILPGDIPHTNGKSGFDYAGAAVFFAAMAFLVIPLSFAGDKTMNWSSVGAFLAVSIILFALFVFIEKRAKDPLLKMHMFSDRNFSFATLAYTLFMAAYGGLLLLLPFYFEGVLKLSAAGAGMLLLVPSVVITITSPAGGYFADKHGAMKICSASSAIFLLSMVMISLFGIETTLPYILISLIIMGIGGGPFMSSGSSRIIEHADEENREIASGVMSTAIYFGSALGTALFTAISTFFSRAGEGENIQASGFLEGFEPAMYFGIVCCIIVLVLSIMVKDRKQSH, via the coding sequence ATGAATACTTCAGAGAGGAAATACCTCCCTCATATTCTTATTCTTGCAGTCGTCGGCCTCGGAGCCTTTATGGACGGCCTCGACGGTGCCATCGTAAACGTGGCCCTCCCGTATATTGCCGGCAATTTCCATGCAGAGATGGGTGTTGCATCCCTTGTCATCACTGTTTATCTTGTCGCACTCAGCGGGCTGATGATAATATTCGGCAAGGTCCTCTCGATCGCCGGAATAAAAAAGATCTACATCGCCGGAATTGCCATATTTACCGTTGCTTCACTTCTCTGTGCCCTTTCATGGGACATCACATCCCTCATCATTTTCCGGCTGATACAGGGGACAGGAGCGGCGATGATCGCTCCTTCGGCAGTTGCGACCGTTGCCGTGCATATGCCCGAATCTGAGAGGGCAAAGTCACTTGGAATTATTGCAGCCGCCTCGGCACTGGCATTTGCAATCGGTCCGGTGCTCGGGGGATTACTCACAGAATTCTTCAGCTGGCACTGGATATTCCTCATCAACCTCCCGATAGGGGTCATCACAATAATCTCTGCGGCGAGGATTCTTCCCGGAGACATACCGCATACAAACGGGAAGAGCGGTTTCGATTATGCAGGAGCCGCGGTTTTCTTTGCAGCAATGGCATTCCTCGTGATACCGCTGAGCTTTGCAGGGGATAAGACTATGAACTGGTCGTCCGTTGGAGCATTTTTGGCCGTCTCGATAATCCTCTTTGCATTGTTTGTTTTCATAGAAAAAAGGGCCAAAGATCCTCTTTTAAAAATGCACATGTTTTCAGACAGGAATTTTTCTTTCGCAACATTGGCTTATACTCTCTTCATGGCAGCATACGGGGGCCTTCTCCTTCTCCTGCCATTCTACTTTGAAGGAGTGCTGAAACTGTCAGCGGCAGGTGCCGGCATGCTTCTTCTTGTGCCCTCGGTTGTAATAACTATAACCAGCCCGGCAGGCGGTTATTTCGCCGATAAACACGGCGCCATGAAGATATGTTCGGCATCTTCCGCAATTTTTCTGCTTTCGATGGTGATGATATCGCTCTTCGGCATTGAGACGACACTTCCGTATATTCTAATCTCGCTCATCATTATGGGCATCGGGGGAGGGCCGTTTATGAGCTCGGGCAGCAGCAGGATCATCGAACATGCCGATGAAGAAAACAGGGAGATCGCATCGGGAGTCATGAGTACGGCAATATATTTCGGTAGTGCCCTTGGCACTGCATTATTCACCGCGATCTCCACCTTCTTCTCCAGAGCAGGCGAAGGTGAAAATATACAGGCTTCAGGATTTCTGGAGGGATTCGAACCGGCCATGTACTTCGGAATCGTCTGCTGCATCATTGTTCTTGTTCTTTCGATTATGGTAAAAGATCGGAAACAATCCCACTAA
- a CDS encoding protoporphyrinogen/coproporphyrinogen oxidase has product MHLATLLVVQAEIIFVTIAILGGGLTGVTLGRLLKERGEDIIILERDRQIGGLCRSKTENGFTFDIGGSHIIFSRDKEVLEFMRDVLEENKDERNRNTKIFFKGRYVKYPFENGLYQLPPEDCFFCIHEFIKNLIAVEKGEIEEPGNFRDWIYYTLGKGIAESYMVPYNEKIWNYPAEEMSMHWVDGRIPRPPVEDIIKSAIGIETEGYTHQAVFSYPVTGGIEAMVHAIAKPVTEDIRTCFEVKSIKKTDEGFIISNGTEEIVCESVISTIPVQALVRCLENVPDEVIKAVESLKYNSIACVGIGVEGEMNDISWLYIPQKEIGRFNRISFPSNYSTEVAPAGCSSVLAEVTFNEGDEVSKMTDDEIAEHCVEGLIDMGIIPSKEKVIYTTVERFEYAYVVYDLDYLENIRTVTDYFSGSGIDLVGRFSEFEYINMDGCIRHVFDYVKNKKTD; this is encoded by the coding sequence ATGCATCTGGCAACATTATTAGTCGTACAGGCCGAAATTATATTTGTGACAATCGCTATTCTGGGCGGAGGACTGACCGGAGTTACCCTTGGCCGCCTGCTAAAAGAAAGAGGAGAGGACATTATAATCCTCGAGAGAGACAGGCAGATCGGCGGCCTGTGCAGGTCGAAGACCGAAAACGGCTTCACTTTCGATATAGGCGGATCTCACATCATCTTCAGCAGGGATAAGGAAGTCCTCGAATTTATGAGGGATGTCCTTGAAGAGAATAAAGACGAGCGGAACCGCAATACCAAGATATTTTTCAAGGGCAGATATGTCAAATACCCGTTCGAAAACGGCCTCTACCAGCTTCCCCCGGAGGACTGCTTCTTCTGTATTCACGAATTCATAAAGAACCTTATCGCAGTCGAAAAAGGCGAGATCGAAGAGCCTGGAAATTTCAGGGACTGGATCTACTATACACTAGGAAAGGGAATCGCCGAGTCCTACATGGTGCCTTACAACGAGAAGATATGGAACTACCCTGCAGAAGAGATGTCGATGCACTGGGTGGACGGGAGAATCCCCAGGCCACCTGTCGAGGACATTATCAAATCTGCGATCGGGATCGAGACGGAGGGCTACACGCACCAGGCCGTATTTTCATATCCTGTGACGGGCGGCATCGAGGCCATGGTCCACGCGATAGCAAAACCTGTAACAGAGGATATAAGAACCTGTTTTGAAGTGAAATCCATAAAAAAGACCGATGAAGGGTTCATAATAAGCAACGGTACGGAAGAGATTGTATGCGAATCCGTCATCTCCACGATACCTGTTCAGGCTCTTGTCAGGTGCCTGGAGAATGTACCTGACGAAGTCATAAAAGCTGTTGAATCTCTTAAATACAACTCCATCGCCTGTGTAGGCATAGGTGTTGAAGGAGAGATGAACGACATCTCGTGGCTGTATATTCCGCAGAAAGAGATCGGGCGGTTCAACAGGATCTCCTTCCCGTCGAACTACTCGACAGAGGTCGCACCTGCGGGCTGCTCGTCCGTTCTTGCCGAAGTTACGTTCAACGAAGGTGACGAGGTCTCGAAGATGACCGACGACGAGATCGCGGAGCACTGTGTAGAAGGACTTATCGACATGGGCATCATCCCTTCAAAAGAGAAAGTGATCTACACAACTGTCGAAAGATTCGAGTACGCATACGTGGTCTACGATCTCGATTACCTGGAAAATATCAGGACCGTCACCGATTACTTCTCCGGATCGGGAATAGACCTTGTCGGCCGTTTCTCCGAATTCGAATATATCAATATGGACGGCTGCATCAGGCACGTCTTCGACTATGTAAAGAATAAGAAAACAGATTAA
- the eno gene encoding phosphopyruvate hydratase, with amino-acid sequence MGTKIESVKGREILDSRGNPTVEAEVFLKCGAMGRAACPSGASTGVHEAVELRDGDRNRFGGKGVLKAVSAVNGPIAGKIAGLDAKDQCAVDNAMIGLDGTPNKGKLGANAILTVSMANARAAAAAEGISLWRYLGRDDCEPLLPVPCMNIMNGGAHANWQGADLQEFMIAPYGAPSFREALRWGAEVYQALKSILKEEGHSTAVGDEGGFAPKVPSNEEPLRLIMAAIEKAGYRPGEDIGIVLDPASSEIFKDGMYELKSEKRRLTPAEMVAYYKDLCSKYPIVSIEDGLAEDDWDGWKILTDEIGDSVQLVGDDLFVTNVDRIKTGIEKGVANAVLIKLNQIGSVSETIDAVMLARRNGWAAMVSHRSGETVDSFIADLSVALGTGQIKTGAPARGERVEKYNQLLRIEEEMGDSAKYAGRSAFIR; translated from the coding sequence ATGGGTACGAAAATTGAATCGGTAAAAGGCAGGGAAATTCTTGATTCGCGTGGGAATCCGACTGTCGAAGCAGAGGTGTTTTTGAAATGCGGTGCGATGGGAAGAGCGGCATGCCCGTCCGGTGCATCGACAGGAGTGCACGAAGCTGTCGAACTCCGCGACGGGGACAGGAACCGTTTCGGCGGCAAAGGAGTGCTTAAAGCAGTCTCGGCGGTAAACGGCCCTATCGCGGGAAAGATCGCCGGACTTGATGCGAAGGACCAGTGTGCAGTGGACAACGCCATGATAGGACTTGACGGAACTCCGAACAAGGGGAAGCTCGGGGCAAACGCCATACTCACCGTTTCGATGGCAAATGCAAGGGCTGCTGCTGCCGCAGAAGGAATATCTTTGTGGAGATACCTCGGCAGGGATGACTGCGAACCGCTGCTCCCTGTGCCGTGCATGAATATCATGAACGGTGGTGCACATGCAAACTGGCAGGGCGCCGACCTGCAGGAGTTCATGATTGCCCCGTACGGGGCACCATCGTTCAGGGAGGCGCTTCGCTGGGGGGCCGAGGTCTACCAGGCACTGAAATCCATCCTCAAGGAAGAGGGTCACAGCACCGCAGTCGGTGATGAAGGAGGATTTGCACCGAAGGTTCCGTCGAACGAAGAGCCTCTCCGCCTTATCATGGCCGCGATTGAAAAAGCCGGTTACAGGCCCGGCGAAGATATTGGAATTGTCCTCGACCCCGCATCGAGCGAGATCTTTAAGGACGGAATGTATGAACTTAAGTCCGAGAAGAGGAGACTGACCCCCGCCGAGATGGTTGCCTACTATAAGGATCTCTGCTCTAAGTACCCGATCGTTTCAATCGAGGACGGACTCGCGGAAGACGACTGGGACGGCTGGAAGATCCTGACCGACGAGATAGGTGATTCTGTTCAGCTCGTGGGAGACGATCTTTTCGTTACGAATGTGGACAGGATCAAAACGGGTATCGAGAAGGGTGTCGCAAATGCAGTATTGATCAAACTTAACCAGATTGGGTCAGTATCGGAAACTATCGATGCCGTAATGCTCGCAAGACGGAACGGCTGGGCTGCCATGGTCTCCCACAGGAGCGGCGAGACAGTCGATTCGTTCATTGCGGATCTTTCGGTCGCTCTCGGCACGGGCCAGATCAAGACCGGGGCTCCTGCAAGAGGAGAGAGGGTCGAGAAGTACAACCAGCTCTTAAGAATTGAAGAGGAGATGGGCGATTCGGCAAAATATGCCGGAAGATCGGCTTTCATTAGATAA
- a CDS encoding protein-L-isoaspartate(D-aspartate) O-methyltransferase, which yields MKDYESLRSAMVRYQIEGRGISDENVLRVMGEIPRHLFVPENMAGSAYEDCPLPIGYGQTISQPYIVAVMTELLELKNDDLVLELGTGSGYQAAVIAGIAKFVRSYERVPELAEYARKNLENAGMSNVEVICSDGTDPEPYGDGYDAAIITAASPDIPEYLFPLMKEGGRIVAPVGGYYMQDLAKVRITGGEPVVTYHGGCRFVPLLGARGWKE from the coding sequence CTGAAGGATTATGAAAGCCTTAGATCTGCAATGGTTCGATACCAGATCGAAGGAAGGGGCATTTCAGATGAGAATGTCCTGAGAGTCATGGGTGAGATCCCCCGCCACCTGTTTGTCCCGGAAAATATGGCGGGGTCCGCATATGAAGACTGTCCGCTTCCAATCGGGTACGGCCAGACCATCTCCCAGCCTTACATTGTTGCGGTCATGACCGAACTCCTCGAACTGAAGAATGACGATCTGGTTCTCGAACTGGGCACGGGGTCCGGGTACCAGGCAGCTGTAATTGCAGGGATAGCAAAGTTCGTGAGGTCTTATGAACGTGTCCCCGAACTTGCCGAATATGCGAGAAAAAACCTCGAAAATGCCGGAATGTCGAATGTTGAAGTCATATGCAGTGACGGTACTGACCCGGAACCTTACGGGGACGGTTATGATGCTGCCATCATTACCGCTGCATCCCCGGATATTCCCGAATATCTTTTCCCCCTTATGAAAGAGGGAGGAAGGATCGTGGCTCCTGTAGGAGGTTATTATATGCAGGATCTGGCAAAAGTCCGGATCACAGGCGGAGAACCTGTCGTGACATATCACGGGGGATGCAGGTTTGTTCCTCTCCTGGGAGCGAGGGGCTGGAAGGAATAA